The proteins below come from a single Methanothrix thermoacetophila PT genomic window:
- the mtxX gene encoding methanogenesis marker protein Mmp4/MtxX has product MDRGFIDLLREKARSCRARIGIGLVNPSGDVLESLASAKEYAEIVAVGDTAPEGIELIRSDTPEEELIRLLMSSEIDGAVRGNISATKTMRALSGAGIDVMRMALLELGGWAFFLAPVGIDEGDTLRGKLELARRGASFLKMIGIEPRVSVLSGGRLEDVGRSNRVDTSLAHGEFVAARLREDGFDASHRGILIESACGDDLVLAPDGISGNLLFRTMLLICGATAMGAPVLTDEIVFVDSTRARSDFTGPVILASALVSMRCGR; this is encoded by the coding sequence ATGGATCGCGGATTCATCGATCTGCTGAGGGAAAAAGCGCGCAGCTGCAGGGCAAGGATAGGAATAGGGCTGGTCAATCCCAGTGGCGATGTTCTCGAGAGCTTGGCCTCTGCGAAGGAATATGCTGAGATCGTCGCTGTGGGCGATACAGCTCCTGAGGGAATCGAGCTGATCCGCTCAGACACACCCGAGGAGGAGCTGATCCGACTTCTGATGAGCTCAGAGATCGACGGGGCTGTGAGAGGCAACATATCCGCTACAAAGACCATGAGAGCACTATCGGGGGCCGGGATCGATGTCATGAGGATGGCTCTGCTGGAGCTCGGTGGGTGGGCGTTCTTCCTGGCTCCGGTCGGCATCGATGAGGGTGATACCCTGCGGGGGAAGCTGGAGCTTGCCAGGCGCGGGGCATCTTTTCTTAAAATGATTGGCATAGAGCCGAGGGTATCGGTTCTCTCAGGCGGCAGGCTGGAGGACGTCGGCAGGAGCAACAGAGTGGACACAAGCCTGGCGCATGGCGAGTTCGTGGCTGCGCGGCTGAGGGAGGACGGGTTCGATGCGAGCCACAGGGGCATACTGATAGAGTCAGCATGCGGAGATGATCTCGTGCTTGCGCCTGATGGCATATCTGGAAACCTGCTCTTCAGAACGATGCTGCTGATATGTGGCGCAACTGCCATGGGCGCGCCTGTGCTCACAGATGAGATCGTCTTCGTCGACTCGACCAGGGCAAGATCCGATTTCACAGGACCGGTGATCTTGGCAAGCGCCCTGGTATCGATGAGATGCGGGCGCTGA
- a CDS encoding methanogenesis marker 2 protein, translating into MTIESLVSELRSFVGITRKRSIGDMLGYFPDISDKVIADFGEDAAVIDNGDEVLLLAADGIWSVLMDADPEWAGYCAVLVNVHDIAAMGGTPIAMVDVLSVNSPEVTDAVLRGVKRGIEKFGVPIVGGHLHPDTPYSALDVAILGKARKDGVILSSTAEPGDSVVVAVDLDGTVHPSFRINFDSTSHKDRETLARQISSMRALGERKLVTAGKDISNPGMLGTLGMLLETSGVGAVVDLDAIPVPESLNLVDWMKMYPGMGFVVTTRDPSEVVDVFGKHGLSAARIGRVIEERRLEVVKGEERAVLFDFERDRVTGIN; encoded by the coding sequence ATGACAATAGAGTCTCTGGTATCTGAGCTCAGGAGCTTCGTGGGGATAACCAGGAAGCGCAGCATTGGCGATATGCTCGGGTATTTTCCTGACATTTCAGATAAGGTGATAGCGGACTTCGGCGAGGATGCTGCTGTCATAGACAATGGCGATGAGGTTCTGCTCCTCGCCGCGGATGGAATATGGTCGGTGCTGATGGATGCCGATCCTGAATGGGCCGGATACTGCGCTGTTCTTGTGAACGTTCATGATATAGCGGCCATGGGGGGTACCCCGATCGCCATGGTGGATGTGCTCTCTGTGAACTCCCCAGAGGTAACGGATGCTGTCCTGCGGGGGGTCAAGAGGGGAATCGAGAAGTTTGGAGTTCCGATAGTGGGCGGCCATCTGCATCCGGACACGCCCTACAGTGCGCTGGATGTGGCAATTCTGGGCAAGGCCAGGAAGGACGGGGTGATACTGAGCAGCACAGCGGAGCCTGGGGATTCTGTGGTGGTCGCGGTCGATCTCGACGGAACCGTTCACCCGAGCTTCAGGATAAACTTCGACTCCACAAGCCACAAAGACAGGGAGACTCTGGCGCGCCAGATCTCCTCGATGCGTGCGCTCGGGGAAAGAAAACTCGTCACAGCTGGCAAGGACATCAGCAATCCGGGGATGCTAGGAACTCTCGGAATGCTGCTCGAGACCAGCGGGGTCGGCGCGGTGGTCGACCTCGACGCTATACCGGTGCCTGAGTCGCTGAACCTCGTAGACTGGATGAAGATGTATCCTGGTATGGGTTTTGTCGTCACAACCAGAGATCCGTCTGAGGTCGTGGATGTATTCGGTAAACACGGGCTGAGTGCTGCGAGGATTGGGAGGGTGATTGAAGAGAGAAGGCTTGAGGTTGTTAAGGGCGAAGAAAGAGCAGTTCTCTTTGACTTCGAACGGGATCGAGTGACAGGCATAAACTGA
- a CDS encoding endonuclease Q family protein, protein MNVNADLHIHSKYSAATSKMMDLDTIAAEARRKGIHIVGTGDAFHPKWLEDLRRLPESDGIFRHDGMTGFVVTAEVEDLRGVHHLILIPDISKAEELREIFRKNSSNIDTDGRPKVMLTGAEIADACLEADCIIGPSHAFTPWTGIFAHHASLKECYGDRAGDISFIELGLSADSDYADRISELRDKTFLSNSDGHSPWSNKLGREFNQFDIRDISFQEIRLAIEHRSGRRPTLNVGFYPEEGKYNRTACTRCYKQYTMREMDERLGRCACGGSIKLGVRDRVEILADLPHPVHPDHRPPYIHIIPLAEIIAMALDHKSVFTEGVKRIWRDLVAERTEIDVLLHTEISELNTDERVARAIGAFRSGNVVLTPGGGGRYGRISLPTPGARSKAPSQRSLMEF, encoded by the coding sequence ATGAATGTGAATGCCGATCTCCACATACACTCGAAGTACTCAGCTGCCACATCTAAGATGATGGATCTGGATACCATTGCGGCTGAGGCGCGAAGGAAGGGCATACACATCGTTGGCACAGGCGACGCATTCCACCCGAAATGGCTTGAGGATCTCAGGCGACTTCCGGAGAGTGATGGGATTTTCCGACATGATGGCATGACCGGATTCGTCGTGACAGCAGAGGTAGAGGATTTGAGGGGAGTTCACCATCTGATCCTCATCCCGGATATCTCAAAGGCAGAGGAGCTGAGGGAGATCTTCCGGAAGAACTCGAGCAACATCGACACAGATGGCAGACCGAAGGTAATGTTAACTGGGGCCGAGATCGCAGATGCGTGCCTCGAGGCTGATTGCATCATCGGGCCGAGCCACGCTTTCACGCCATGGACCGGGATCTTCGCGCACCACGCGTCTCTTAAAGAATGCTACGGAGATCGGGCTGGTGATATATCATTCATAGAGCTCGGCCTCAGCGCAGATTCCGACTACGCGGATCGTATAAGCGAGCTGAGGGATAAAACGTTCCTGTCAAACTCTGATGGCCACTCTCCCTGGTCGAACAAGCTCGGAAGGGAGTTCAACCAGTTTGATATCAGAGATATCAGCTTTCAGGAGATCAGGCTTGCGATAGAGCACAGATCTGGACGCAGGCCCACTCTCAACGTCGGATTCTACCCTGAGGAGGGCAAATACAACAGAACCGCATGCACCAGATGCTACAAGCAGTATACGATGAGAGAGATGGATGAACGGCTGGGACGGTGCGCATGCGGAGGATCGATCAAGCTCGGCGTCAGGGACAGGGTTGAGATCCTAGCAGATCTACCACATCCGGTGCATCCAGATCACAGGCCTCCATACATCCACATAATCCCGCTTGCTGAGATAATCGCGATGGCTCTCGACCACAAGAGCGTATTCACAGAAGGCGTGAAAAGGATATGGAGAGATCTGGTAGCTGAGAGGACCGAGATAGATGTGCTGCTGCACACAGAGATCTCTGAGCTGAACACTGATGAGAGAGTCGCAAGGGCGATAGGGGCGTTCAGATCGGGAAACGTCGTGTTGACCCCAGGTGGTGGTGGGAGATACGGGAGGATATCCCTTCCAACACCCGGAGCCAGATCCAAGGCACCATCACAGAGATCCCTTATGGAGTTCTAG
- a CDS encoding COG1361 family protein, with translation MEPDSNRTIGDVVVFTVRLELSEDVHELQIKNTLPSGLDYLKWEGDLPAPACPEGNTLLWSIGDAGRTEIVLRIYAVVRNTLTNQDGEVLSNRVEATWRDFYGALRTANATTSITITEPDIVITVSSNITKVEAGDIVEQVVTLSNRGSSDAYDVNLTVTIADGLEVLSVESDHVADRGSIASTYTRIPRGAAETLKLVLRVRNTVVSGERLTIGASVTWTSLPGEDPGERWGGGSSPNNYDETASVKLTVSGDVSISKTPNTNKSCAIGDSVTYKIHLNLPRAILREVIITDILPSGTTYNPSSLMISSFNPNDIQPPAPDSNTLVLYFGDLNNTDDTDMDIWYRVIVANIRENRDGVFLIPGAARILWKSDDGSSRQRTDSKAGSIEVVEPSLALEKNAPLYAIVGDEVTFTLSFHHDGTSRSDAYDLLLVDSIPEGARLMEINASRPMGFEQAGRDLVWSLQRLDRGESVTITYTILVNTTGSIGGVARLCWSSRERDDPNERSGHWNDLDCYNRTAEAYVAVADLSMRCEPEGPVRRSFGEELAIRFYGELPPLRDAWMNLSLQGLRYNVSGIRMNFNPLKELIHEGRICWYLGDVQAMHIDLSLNTIVDDYAPGAVLELNYLSNSDKKSISVATGPVEIAEPGLILTKTPALRGMARGDTSRLTLRINHSQESRCDAWNVVLRESIPSNTGILPESVKTSPERGDIEICDGLLIWRIKRLGPGESALLEYDIVALSDGRSVSESTLTWSSSESGGRDYSASASSEFIVGSSYLSVDAPDVACGFVNYTIHYRNIGEREIRGAVIEARYDPLLAFISSSPMPCSPDGSIWSGCALPEVLHPGDEGVIRIITRAGRAANGTDVDTTFTMRFEGHEENASTRTILIAPELSINATGSPERVERGGTVTYTVSYRNTGTTKATNVTLRALFPSNVRIVSASHMPGISNSEDIVWSKSSELMPGDMRTVSIRALVDGADGDVLKAIFTLESTESLPVSAEVSTYLHVPKKEITIEKQPSCTECRRGETIDYEIRVCNPSDTDLRNITVKEIPDPRFVIQNADPAPGPDGLWHIDRLRAGECSVIRISGILPRSEMYFNMTGSVDGHGFTRTYRECTSGFEGTTLRNCVQAFSGNISASDCVIVGIAAESGAELRMRGHGSGSLHSQEGVSISTENHSIRVSRSQASESSMYKGEVYRRSVVFGSPWSDHFEILNRATHGRMRSLSKANSDISSIAAIADSNGTEISLDRDITGSSSILSEKISNITGSLSAYDLHSGMSNISVRFKEHGEYGSYVHSYLGNGTLASDRSYGALQLHTSGRGRYISEGMVSHGSMREGIRAEGNSSTWRSGAWIRSVRSIREEYTGSRIEKYTVLGVRGLETSVNFSGMAVTDTHLMDTYLSDIYIGNYTMRRSIHLPVSYRYGTPHMSISADTYMEGSEIMSIRMKIQNDGIRDLSPVYITAMVPNGSKVLGVYPEPEIEEDLMNWIVDLLRAGDSLVITLRMDVRDALCREILVRAAGGSDGRWVYAMNRTSLQCCNN, from the coding sequence GTGGAGCCGGATTCGAATAGAACAATAGGCGATGTGGTCGTCTTCACTGTGAGGCTTGAGCTCAGTGAAGATGTTCACGAGCTGCAGATCAAAAATACACTCCCGTCAGGTCTCGATTACCTCAAATGGGAGGGTGATCTTCCTGCACCGGCATGCCCAGAGGGCAATACTCTGCTATGGAGCATTGGGGATGCGGGGCGGACGGAGATCGTCTTACGAATCTATGCTGTTGTTCGGAACACGCTCACAAATCAAGATGGTGAAGTCCTCTCGAACAGAGTTGAGGCCACGTGGAGGGACTTTTATGGGGCGCTGCGTACTGCGAATGCCACCACATCGATCACCATCACAGAGCCTGACATAGTGATCACTGTCAGCTCGAACATAACTAAGGTGGAGGCAGGGGATATTGTGGAGCAGGTCGTGACCCTGAGCAACAGAGGATCAAGTGATGCCTATGATGTCAATCTGACTGTGACGATTGCTGATGGGCTTGAGGTGCTGAGCGTGGAATCAGATCATGTGGCTGACAGGGGAAGCATAGCATCCACCTATACCAGGATTCCCAGAGGGGCTGCTGAGACATTGAAACTGGTTCTCAGGGTCAGAAACACAGTGGTATCCGGGGAGAGGTTGACCATTGGAGCTTCTGTGACGTGGACGAGCCTGCCGGGGGAGGATCCCGGTGAGCGGTGGGGTGGTGGATCGAGCCCCAATAATTATGATGAAACCGCATCTGTGAAGCTCACGGTATCGGGAGATGTAAGCATATCCAAGACGCCCAATACGAACAAGAGCTGTGCGATCGGGGATTCTGTGACGTACAAGATCCACCTGAACCTTCCGCGGGCCATTCTCAGGGAGGTGATCATCACGGATATCCTGCCATCTGGTACAACCTACAATCCATCGAGCCTGATGATCAGCAGCTTCAATCCGAATGATATCCAACCACCGGCTCCTGATAGCAACACGCTTGTTCTCTACTTTGGCGACCTGAACAACACGGATGATACCGATATGGACATCTGGTACCGCGTGATTGTCGCAAACATCAGGGAGAACAGGGACGGTGTGTTCCTGATCCCGGGAGCGGCCAGGATATTGTGGAAGAGTGACGACGGCTCTTCCAGACAGAGAACCGACAGCAAGGCGGGGAGCATAGAGGTCGTGGAGCCATCGCTCGCCCTGGAGAAAAACGCCCCACTATATGCGATTGTGGGTGATGAGGTGACGTTCACGCTCTCTTTCCATCATGACGGCACGAGCAGATCGGATGCGTATGATCTCCTGCTGGTGGACAGCATCCCAGAAGGCGCAAGGCTCATGGAGATCAACGCGAGCCGGCCAATGGGCTTCGAGCAGGCAGGCCGCGATCTTGTATGGTCCCTTCAGAGGCTAGATAGAGGTGAGTCCGTTACCATCACGTATACGATTCTTGTGAACACCACAGGCAGCATAGGAGGGGTTGCGAGGCTCTGCTGGTCGAGCAGGGAGAGAGATGACCCAAACGAGAGATCAGGGCACTGGAACGATCTCGACTGCTATAACAGAACCGCAGAGGCTTACGTCGCCGTAGCGGATCTGAGCATGAGATGCGAACCGGAGGGGCCTGTGAGGAGGAGCTTCGGAGAGGAGCTCGCGATTCGCTTTTATGGTGAGCTGCCTCCTCTAAGAGATGCATGGATGAACCTGAGCCTTCAGGGATTGAGATACAATGTATCAGGCATCCGGATGAATTTCAATCCGCTGAAGGAGCTCATCCACGAGGGCCGGATTTGCTGGTACCTTGGAGATGTACAGGCGATGCATATTGATCTCTCCCTGAATACGATCGTCGATGATTATGCGCCCGGGGCGGTCCTGGAGCTGAACTATCTCTCAAATAGTGATAAGAAATCCATCTCAGTGGCGACAGGACCGGTGGAGATCGCCGAGCCAGGTCTGATCTTGACTAAGACGCCAGCTCTGAGGGGCATGGCGAGAGGCGATACTTCGAGGCTCACTCTGAGAATCAATCACTCGCAGGAGAGCAGATGCGACGCCTGGAATGTGGTTCTGAGGGAGAGCATCCCCTCTAACACCGGCATCCTGCCGGAGAGCGTGAAAACGTCTCCTGAGAGGGGGGATATTGAGATCTGCGATGGGTTACTGATCTGGCGGATCAAAAGGCTTGGGCCTGGCGAGAGCGCATTGCTGGAGTATGACATCGTGGCACTCTCAGATGGTCGGTCCGTCTCCGAGTCGACTCTCACATGGTCCAGCTCTGAGAGCGGGGGGCGCGACTACAGCGCATCAGCATCATCAGAGTTCATCGTAGGATCGTCATACCTGAGCGTGGATGCGCCTGATGTGGCATGCGGTTTCGTGAACTACACGATCCACTACAGAAACATCGGGGAGAGGGAGATCAGGGGTGCTGTTATTGAGGCGAGATATGATCCGCTCCTTGCGTTTATATCATCAAGTCCGATGCCCTGCTCCCCAGATGGAAGTATCTGGTCAGGGTGTGCGCTTCCGGAGGTGCTTCATCCCGGGGATGAGGGAGTCATAAGAATCATCACAAGAGCTGGGAGGGCTGCAAACGGAACAGATGTGGATACCACATTTACAATGCGGTTCGAGGGGCATGAGGAGAATGCATCCACGAGAACGATCCTGATCGCTCCAGAGCTCTCCATCAATGCGACAGGATCTCCCGAGCGCGTTGAGAGGGGTGGAACTGTAACTTACACTGTCAGCTACAGAAATACGGGAACTACGAAGGCGACTAACGTCACTCTGAGGGCTCTGTTCCCCTCTAACGTGCGCATCGTCAGCGCGAGCCACATGCCAGGCATCTCGAACAGCGAAGATATCGTCTGGTCGAAGAGCTCTGAGCTCATGCCTGGAGATATGAGAACTGTAAGCATCAGAGCTCTCGTTGACGGGGCTGATGGTGATGTGCTGAAGGCAATATTCACCCTGGAGAGCACAGAGTCCCTGCCGGTATCTGCGGAGGTCTCCACATATCTTCATGTTCCCAAAAAAGAGATCACGATCGAAAAGCAGCCATCCTGCACAGAGTGCAGGCGCGGCGAGACCATAGATTATGAGATCAGGGTTTGCAACCCATCTGATACAGATCTCAGGAACATCACTGTGAAGGAGATCCCGGATCCGAGATTTGTGATCCAAAATGCAGATCCCGCACCCGGACCTGATGGGCTATGGCATATCGACCGTCTCCGCGCCGGGGAGTGCAGTGTAATAAGAATAAGCGGGATACTTCCGAGAAGCGAGATGTACTTCAACATGACCGGTAGCGTTGATGGGCATGGCTTCACCAGGACATACAGGGAATGCACATCTGGCTTCGAGGGCACCACGCTGCGCAACTGCGTCCAGGCGTTCTCCGGGAACATCTCCGCAAGCGACTGTGTTATCGTGGGGATCGCAGCTGAGAGCGGCGCGGAGCTCCGGATGAGAGGACACGGCAGTGGATCCCTGCACTCACAGGAGGGTGTGTCCATAAGCACAGAGAATCACTCCATCAGGGTCTCGAGATCGCAGGCATCAGAGAGCAGCATGTACAAGGGCGAAGTTTACAGGAGATCTGTTGTATTTGGGTCTCCCTGGAGCGATCACTTCGAGATCTTAAACAGGGCCACTCATGGGAGGATGAGATCTCTCTCCAAGGCAAATAGTGACATCAGCAGCATTGCCGCTATTGCGGATTCCAACGGCACTGAGATCTCCCTTGATAGAGATATCACTGGATCCAGCAGCATCCTCTCAGAGAAGATCTCGAACATCACAGGTTCGCTGAGCGCATACGATCTACACTCCGGGATGTCTAACATATCTGTGAGGTTCAAGGAGCACGGTGAGTACGGGAGCTACGTCCATTCATACCTCGGAAACGGCACGCTCGCATCAGACAGGAGTTACGGAGCACTGCAGCTTCACACCTCCGGCAGAGGCAGATACATTTCGGAGGGGATGGTGAGCCATGGGTCTATGAGAGAGGGCATCAGAGCTGAGGGCAACAGCTCTACATGGCGTTCGGGCGCATGGATCAGAAGTGTGCGGAGCATACGCGAGGAGTACACAGGATCGAGGATCGAGAAGTATACGGTGCTTGGAGTCCGAGGGCTTGAGACAAGCGTGAACTTCTCCGGAATGGCAGTCACTGATACACATCTCATGGATACATACCTGAGCGATATCTACATCGGAAACTACACGATGCGGAGAAGCATACACTTGCCCGTCTCCTATAGATACGGAACGCCCCACATGAGCATATCCGCGGACACGTACATGGAGGGATCGGAAATCATGAGTATCCGCATGAAGATACAGAACGACGGGATCAGAGATCTCTCCCCCGTGTACATCACAGCAATGGTTCCGAATGGATCGAAGGTCCTGGGCGTCTATCCGGAGCCTGAGATCGAGGAAGATCTGATGAATTGGATAGTGGATCTCCTGAGAGCAGGTGACTCTCTAGTGATCACCCTGAGGATGGATGTGAGAGATGCGCTGTGCAGGGAGATCCTTGTCAGGGCTGCAGGTGGATCCGATGGACGATGGGTATATGCGATGAACAGAACATCCTTGCAGTGCTGCAATAACTAG
- a CDS encoding methanogenesis marker 9 domain-containing protein: MLKIGYASLRSPVAMICHGATCPPGVGLAVLEDIEERGDIEALVGDAGVPSVLSFRSTSPERLLEASRIAARMQAILEMDLSDRDSIDLIRTCGMLKLIKSAGAATSLRVNPEAVSPKSMPGAIRSLTSAGLDAIHIDLRGYDGSATSVLRSISDIRGPWIIALSDVKSFEDAKRLLSMGADVISLKEPADEEFARWLSSALRKLEDITGWYNAPKHICAGGDLRGLAFCCPPVKPCPVHGALKRLGITPEEFVKRKLELARGTPLEKGDGTCFGSLIWCCKITKPCYLRDAALRRAGLTPKEYMVLKRKVAEGLLR, from the coding sequence ATGCTGAAAATAGGCTATGCATCTCTGAGAAGCCCAGTGGCCATGATATGTCACGGAGCCACATGCCCGCCAGGTGTGGGACTTGCAGTTCTTGAGGACATAGAGGAAAGAGGCGATATCGAGGCGCTTGTCGGAGATGCAGGTGTACCTTCGGTGCTGTCATTCAGATCAACATCTCCTGAGAGGCTCCTGGAGGCTTCGAGGATCGCGGCCAGGATGCAGGCAATCCTCGAGATGGATCTCTCTGATAGGGATTCCATAGATCTCATCAGAACATGCGGCATGCTGAAGCTGATTAAATCCGCTGGAGCTGCAACCTCGCTGCGCGTCAACCCAGAAGCCGTGAGCCCGAAATCGATGCCGGGTGCGATTAGGAGCCTGACGTCTGCAGGGCTTGATGCAATTCACATCGACCTGAGAGGATATGATGGATCCGCAACATCGGTTCTGAGGAGCATATCGGATATCAGAGGCCCTTGGATAATTGCTCTCTCTGATGTGAAATCATTCGAGGACGCTAAGCGCTTGCTTTCCATGGGCGCTGATGTGATCTCACTCAAAGAACCAGCAGACGAGGAGTTTGCAAGATGGCTATCCTCTGCCCTGAGAAAACTTGAGGATATCACGGGATGGTACAACGCTCCGAAGCACATATGCGCAGGTGGCGACCTTCGAGGACTTGCGTTCTGCTGTCCTCCGGTCAAGCCGTGCCCCGTCCACGGCGCCCTTAAAAGGCTCGGAATAACACCAGAGGAGTTCGTGAAGCGAAAGCTGGAGCTCGCAAGGGGAACCCCCCTTGAAAAGGGCGATGGGACATGCTTCGGCAGCCTGATATGGTGCTGCAAGATAACAAAACCATGTTACCTCAGAGATGCAGCGCTTAGAAGAGCAGGTCTTACGCCAAAGGAGTACATGGTCCTGAAGAGAAAGGTCGCAGAGGGGTTGCTGCGGTAA
- a CDS encoding triphosphoribosyl-dephospho-CoA synthase, with product MAQMAMLLELSSSPKPGNVDRCHDYEDMSFSHFVASAVLSYPSFRRAASGASNMGRLILDTVSTWREWGLRGNTHFGEIALLIPLASAASRPGPLRSEIYRVLESTTVEDSICFYRAFELAGARAADVKEMSLKDPKALEEIEARSMRLIDLMRISQGHDLIAREWATGFSRSFELADALCEMVPRHGLNRGVVITYLTALSGEPDSLVASKFGIDVALEVSRMASVALRSHDVISSAMEMDRALISRDINPGSTADLIASSLFIALMRGLRF from the coding sequence ATGGCCCAGATGGCCATGCTGCTGGAGCTCTCCTCAAGCCCCAAGCCAGGGAATGTGGACAGGTGTCATGATTATGAGGACATGAGCTTCAGCCATTTCGTCGCGAGCGCCGTGTTGTCCTACCCTTCGTTCAGGAGGGCTGCATCTGGCGCATCGAATATGGGCAGGCTAATTCTGGACACGGTCTCCACATGGCGGGAGTGGGGGCTGAGGGGCAACACACATTTCGGGGAGATTGCCCTGCTAATACCGCTCGCCTCAGCGGCATCCAGGCCCGGCCCGCTCCGATCAGAGATCTATAGGGTGCTGGAATCGACCACCGTGGAGGATTCGATCTGTTTTTACAGAGCGTTTGAGCTCGCGGGTGCCAGGGCGGCTGATGTGAAGGAGATGAGCCTGAAGGATCCGAAAGCCCTTGAGGAGATCGAGGCGAGGAGCATGCGGCTGATAGATCTGATGCGCATCTCCCAGGGGCACGATCTGATTGCGAGAGAGTGGGCCACCGGATTCTCGAGGAGCTTCGAGCTCGCAGATGCCCTGTGTGAGATGGTTCCACGACACGGGCTGAACAGAGGTGTTGTTATCACGTACCTGACCGCGCTATCTGGAGAGCCGGACAGCCTTGTGGCCTCCAAATTTGGAATCGATGTCGCCCTTGAGGTCTCCAGGATGGCAAGCGTGGCCCTCAGATCTCATGATGTGATCTCGAGCGCCATGGAGATGGACAGGGCGCTGATCTCGAGAGACATCAACCCTGGCTCCACAGCAGACCTGATAGCATCATCTTTATTCATCGCGCTGATGAGGGGCCTGAGGTTCTGA
- a CDS encoding DUF447 domain-containing protein, giving the protein MNVDGILDELGILPGINEVIVTTERDGVPNAAPIGIIRDENVTVRLFLGTHTYENVLATGQLVANVTHDPMIFVEAAMSDLGEECFLRRDGVLTLKDAESWALFRCSPYRTDIIMPELEFVRGEVIRREFRAINRGVSCVIEAAIAATRYNALRVDSYLEEIRRLKRIVQRCGGPREIAAMKRLEEHLAASFP; this is encoded by the coding sequence ATGAATGTAGATGGTATTCTTGACGAACTTGGCATACTTCCAGGCATAAACGAGGTTATAGTCACAACCGAGCGTGATGGTGTGCCGAATGCAGCACCCATTGGGATAATAAGAGATGAAAATGTGACAGTCCGTCTCTTTCTCGGGACCCACACATACGAGAATGTCCTCGCCACTGGCCAGCTCGTGGCAAACGTCACTCACGATCCTATGATATTCGTCGAGGCTGCGATGTCTGATCTCGGAGAAGAATGCTTTCTCAGGAGGGATGGTGTTTTAACTTTAAAGGATGCCGAGTCCTGGGCGCTTTTCCGGTGCAGTCCATACAGAACAGACATAATCATGCCAGAACTCGAGTTTGTCAGAGGTGAGGTCATCAGAAGGGAGTTCCGGGCCATCAACCGCGGTGTATCATGCGTGATCGAGGCCGCAATCGCAGCCACAAGGTACAACGCGCTCCGGGTCGATTCCTACCTCGAGGAGATAAGAAGGCTCAAGAGAATAGTGCAGAGATGTGGGGGTCCAAGAGAGATCGCGGCCATGAAGCGGCTCGAGGAGCATCTGGCCGCCTCTTTTCCCTGA